One Ictalurus furcatus strain D&B chromosome 22, Billie_1.0, whole genome shotgun sequence genomic window, CAGAGCCGCCTTCGCTCCGTTCGGAAAAATATCGTAAGTTTTGCTCGTTTAAAGTTTAGAGTatagcctgagagagagagagagagagagatttttttccaCTCTAAAATATATAGTGTCAAGAGGTGATGTGTGAACGAACCAGTCTAACAAACATCTTGAGAGAATTGTTTTTTTGGATTGTGTGATTATTTGTGAGTAATTCATTATcgggatgtttttttgtgtgtgtgtgttcagcgaTGCTCGTGTGGTGAAAGATCTGGCTACTGGGAAGTCCAAAGGCTATGGATTTATCTCCTTCATTAACAAATGGGTAAGGGATTATTATATAATCAACACGGAACCGTAGTCCACATTTTCCGCAAAATTCACGTCGCTAACACCGTCAGAGGTTAACGTTGAATTCCTGATGATGCCCGTTCCTCGCTCGACAGGATGCGGAGAACGCCATCCAGCAGATGAACGGCCAGTGGCTGGGAGGCCGGCAGATCAGAACCAACTGGGCCACCAGGAAGCCTCCTGCGCCCAAATCCAACCTCGAGAGTCAGTCCGGTAGTCAGTTAGAAACTCTTCTCCTTCCTCACACATCCTAATCCTAATTCAGAAACGGGCTCTCGTCTGACACCGGTCCTTTCCTTTCTCCTCCGTCTGTTAGCAGGCAACACCAAACACCTGTCCTACGAGGAGGTGCTGAACCAGTCGAGCCCCAGTAACTGCACCGTGTACTGCGGAGGGGTGACCTCCGGCCTGTCGGGTGCGTGCAGCTCCTTCGCCTCCGTCCGCTGTCAGAGcgtataaacggataaaaagtacaacgtgtTGTTCTTAAGCGGTGATGTACTGTAAGAGGAGTAAACctctgtgtgtggtgctgttaggaaaataatcatcaggCACGTGGGTTTATTCgtctattttattcatttttttaaattaacggACGACACaacgtactttttatccgtttatagttatgtttaatgttgtggaatgtcggGCAAATTAGTTCCGGTTCTCACttacagtgctgcttgaaagtttgtgaaccctttaaaattttctctataaatatatatgtataagtagataaagagaagccGATTAAACAGACTAAAGATTGAGCGTGATCTAATGtgacctcacttcctgttcctctACTCCAGATCAGCTGATGAGGCAGACTTTCTCTCCGTTCGGGCAGATCATGGAGATCAGGGTCTTCCCGGATAAAGGGTACTCGTTCGTGAGGTGCGTTGTATTGTTTATGTTGGGGTGGGGTATAAGATGGCAGGATGACAGGAAGTGGTTTATTCCACTGGATCCTATCACCAATGGTGTGTTGTCTTCAGTAGTTATATATAGCTTTAGGAGTAAAGctagtttgtttaaaaaaaaaaaaaaaaaaggttccgtATGAACGAGTAAACTTCTCCTCTACCTGCAGGTTCGATTCTCACGAGAGCGCGGCCCACGCCATAGTGTCTGTGAATGGGACGTGCATCGAGGGCCACACGGTGAAGTGCTACTGGGGTAAAGAGACCGCAGACATGAGGGCCATGCAGCAGATGGCCATGCCCCAGGTAGAAACCGCTTCTGAGGAAATTTCTGATACACTCCAGCTGTTTGGTCGCGTTGTGTTAAACATTATAGCTGGCTAGTAGGATTTATCTTCTCTACGGGTTGCTAGGGTGAACTTAAAAATGTTCGTAGTCGTGTAGCGTACAAATTCATCATGTGTTCGGGGtaattaatgaatttttttaaattataaaaaaaaatacaaatgaatatatttaacAGTGAAAATGAGAAATCTTCTGCGCACaattttaacatcaaatcatCTGCTTCAAATGagtcgtttattattattattattattattattattattattattatttctttaaagtAAAAACGTAAGCTAAATGTATCGCTTTTCTTCGAGAAGCTTAATGTGTCCGTTTATCACCCAGCTCTTAGATTCAGCGGATATTAAAATTGCGGGTATAAATCGTGTCAAAtctttttctacatttaatgttctacAACAGCTAACAACGTTCCAGTGAAAAACGTGCGAATGAACTGATTGCATAAGTATGTACACCTCTTTACTCTGTTAAAGCGCTTTCTGCTTGTAATACGGCactctttaatatttttgtgtttttagtaAGAGTCTATGGGCTTGGCTCACCTTcattttggtcattttattccacttttccttgcaaaaatgctccagatctgtCGAATGGCAAGAGGATCTCCTGcacacagccctcttcaagtcattccacaggtttttaaTAAGATTTAGAGCCaaaacatcatctttagaagacttggatttgtgctgtAGGGTGTTATTGTGCTGCTGGTGTTTTGGAGAATTATCCACGATCTTGAttagagccccagtcccagcaGAACCGTAGtttgatgctaccaccaccatgcttcactgtgaggACAAACTGTATTGTTTTTGAACTAAACATATCTTTTTTGCCCAGaaagttctaccttggtctcacgAGACCATAACACGTAGTTTGGAGTGTTTTAGGCGAGCTTGGATGTCGTGGAGAATGAGAGACTGTCGTCACATGCAGGGAGAGAGCAGTACTTACCAGACTACCCTCCAGCCCCTTTAATGTTTCCAAAGATCTCCGTTTTCTCGTCGTTTCGTGAATTtcggagggacgtcctgttcttggtgtcgtcactgtggtgctccgtTTACTCCACTTGTCGATGAcggccttcacagtgttccacgGTCCATCTAATGTTTAGTAAATTCCCTGTTTCATACCCGATTCCTTCCCACAGTGAGATCCTTTAAGCTGTGTGGCTGCAGAAGTCGGATGAAACCAAGGTGACGTTACGAAACCCGTGCAGAAACGTCCGATCTATATTTGGGGGAATTAGGATAATAACTTTTGAGAACGTGTGATTGGTTCGTTCTGAGCAGCGTCACATGACCCATTATAAAAGTGTGCACTCCTACACAGCCAGGGAGttgagatttgtttttgttttcttctagaATGTTTCgggtttgtttttcacttgaacaGTGTTAGCTGCTGTATCACATTAACGGTGGAATAAGTTCTGAGGATTTTATATTGGTTTGATTTCTCTACATCACAATCTGCATCTGCAGGAAATTTAAATATTCgtgttttaaattaattaggCTAACTAGAtattcttcctctctccttctctttgtcTCGCTGCCTCTGTCACTTGCTCTTTcactctctgtccatctctcgctttttccatctctctcttcccgtctctctctctctgtcactttctccgtctctctctttctctctctctctctctctctctccctctctttctccgtctctgtctcccttgttctttctccctctctccctatgtcactctttcttgctctctcgctttctccatctctctctcttcctatgtcactctccttctctctccctctgtctttttgtttccctctttcttgctctcgctgtctttctatctcttgctttctccatctctctcttcccctgTCACACGCTTTcttgctctccctctcttgctttctccgtctgtctttctgtctcccttGTTCTCTCCGTCTCTCAGCAGAGTAACCCGGCCTACGCAGCTCAGCCGTACGGACAGTGGGGTCAGTCTTACGGTAACGGGCAGCAGATGGGTCAGTACGTCCCTAACGGCTGGCAGATGCCGACGTACGGCGTGTACGGTCAGGCCTGGAACCAGCAGGGCTACAAGTAAGTACACCAGCACGGCGTCCgccacctcctcctcttcctcttcctcctcctccacacgTACCCCGATCCAGGAGGGCAGAACAACGTCAGCGGGACGGACCCATTCCATCACGAACGGGGGGGTGGCAACGGACTCCAACCCGATGTACAGCATATTCGGATCATTAGCCCACCCTCTCCACctggtttttgtttggtttttttttttctttcttaggGTTTTCTCCCTTCATCTTGTAGTTTGGACTGATTAAAATAGTGTCAGTCTTTTTAAAAgcgtcgtctttttttttttttgggttcgTTTGCCTTTTTGTAATGATTAATCTCCCCACCCTGTAGTTTGATCCCCAGGTTTCAGTAGTTTcagggtttattattattattttttttctccaatcaTTAAAAGAAGTCAAAGTGTTCAGAAACGTTACCCCTGTGTACCATTTTGTGAACTTTTTCCCTCTGAGATAtagttttgtggtttttttttttttttttttgttcgtatGGACACACTGCAGCGCAACATGAttgttgatttgatttttcttttattcacaGTCTGGtagttttgtaaaaaaaaacaaaaaaaaacatagttatataaataaaataaaatggaggcGGTTTCCTCAGTGGCCTTGACATGCACCTGAAGTTCCCACAACTTCTCGTGAAATAACATTGTTCTTAATTTCTCCAGCTTTTAACAAAATTCATTATTACACTTTTCcgcaaaacttttttttttttttccttcttcaatTTAATTTTCCTTTCTGCGATTAACTTTTATTAAAGATGCCATGTGGTTAATGTTTCATTATAATGTACAATGCTTATGTTAAGCTCTGATGTTTAAACGTCCTTGTCTtgctctttttatatatatatatatatatatatatatatatatatatatatatatatatatatatatatatatatatataaaaataaaaatatgaatatatatgaatcatgtttgtttaaaatgaaagttaAGTTTAGGCTAGGACACCAGAGTGCTGTACGTTGTGtgtaaagatattttttgtaattgtgtTACTACGTTCGCGCTTGTTTACCAT contains:
- the tia1l gene encoding cytotoxic granule-associated RNA binding protein 1, like isoform X2 yields the protein MMSDDDQPKTLYVGNLSRDVTEALIMQVFTQIGPCKSCKMILDTAGNDPYCFVEFFEHMHAAAALAAMNGRKILGKDMKVNWASMPSSQKKDTSNHFHVFVGDLSPEISTEDVRAAFAPFGKISDARVVKDLATGKSKGYGFISFINKWDAENAIQQMNGQWLGGRQIRTNWATRKPPAPKSNLESQSAGNTKHLSYEEVLNQSSPSNCTVYCGGVTSGLSDQLMRQTFSPFGQIMEIRVFPDKGYSFVRFDSHESAAHAIVSVNGTCIEGHTVKCYWGKETADMRAMQQMAMPQQSNPAYAAQPYGQWGQSYGNGQQMGQYVPNGWQMPTYGVYGQAWNQQGYK
- the tia1l gene encoding cytotoxic granule-associated RNA binding protein 1, like isoform X6, whose product is MMSDDDQPKTLYVGNLSRDVTEALIMQVFTQIGPCKSCKMILDTAGNDPYCFVEFFEHMHAAAALAAMNGRKILGKDMKVNWASMPSSQKKDTSNHFHVFVGDLSPEISTEDVRAAFAPFGKISDARVVKDLATGKSKGYGFISFINKWDAENAIQQMNGQWLGGRQIRTNWATRKPPAPKSNLESNTKHLSYEEVLNQSSPSNCTVYCGGVTSGLSDQLMRQTFSPFGQIMEIRVFPDKGYSFVRFDSHESAAHAIVSVNGTCIEGHTVKCYWGKETADMRAMQQMAMPQQSNPAYAAQPYGQWGQSYGNGQQMGQYVPNGWQMPTYGVYGQAWNQQGYK
- the tia1l gene encoding cytotoxic granule-associated RNA binding protein 1, like isoform X3, whose amino-acid sequence is MMSDDDQPKTLYVGNLSRDVTEALIMQVFTQIGPCKSCKMILDTAGNDPYCFVEFFEHMHAAAALAAMNGRKILGKDMKVNWASMPSSQKKDTSNHFHVFVGDLSPEISTEDVRAAFAPFGKISDARVVKDLATGKSKGYGFISFINKWDAENAIQQMNGQWLGGRQIRTNWATRKPPAPKSNLESQSGTGNTKHLSYEEVLNQSSPSNCTVYCGGVTSGLSDQLMRQTFSPFGQIMEIRVFPDKGYSFVRFDSHESAAHAIVSVNGTCIEGHTVKCYWGKETADMRAMQQMAMPQSNPAYAAQPYGQWGQSYGNGQQMGQYVPNGWQMPTYGVYGQAWNQQGYK
- the tia1l gene encoding cytotoxic granule-associated RNA binding protein 1, like isoform X1 translates to MMSDDDQPKTLYVGNLSRDVTEALIMQVFTQIGPCKSCKMILDTAGNDPYCFVEFFEHMHAAAALAAMNGRKILGKDMKVNWASMPSSQKKDTSNHFHVFVGDLSPEISTEDVRAAFAPFGKISDARVVKDLATGKSKGYGFISFINKWDAENAIQQMNGQWLGGRQIRTNWATRKPPAPKSNLESQSGTGNTKHLSYEEVLNQSSPSNCTVYCGGVTSGLSDQLMRQTFSPFGQIMEIRVFPDKGYSFVRFDSHESAAHAIVSVNGTCIEGHTVKCYWGKETADMRAMQQMAMPQQSNPAYAAQPYGQWGQSYGNGQQMGQYVPNGWQMPTYGVYGQAWNQQGYK
- the tia1l gene encoding cytotoxic granule-associated RNA binding protein 1, like isoform X5, with the translated sequence MMSDDDQPKTLYVGNLSRDVTEALIMQVFTQIGPCKSCKMILDTAGNDPYCFVEFFEHMHAAAALAAMNGRKILGKDMKVNWASMPSSQKKDTSNHFHVFVGDLSPEISTEDVRAAFAPFGKISDARVVKDLATGKSKGYGFISFINKWDAENAIQQMNGQWLGGRQIRTNWATRKPPAPKSNLETGNTKHLSYEEVLNQSSPSNCTVYCGGVTSGLSDQLMRQTFSPFGQIMEIRVFPDKGYSFVRFDSHESAAHAIVSVNGTCIEGHTVKCYWGKETADMRAMQQMAMPQQSNPAYAAQPYGQWGQSYGNGQQMGQYVPNGWQMPTYGVYGQAWNQQGYK
- the tia1l gene encoding cytotoxic granule-associated RNA binding protein 1, like isoform X4 is translated as MMSDDDQPKTLYVGNLSRDVTEALIMQVFTQIGPCKSCKMILDTAGNDPYCFVEFFEHMHAAAALAAMNGRKILGKDMKVNWASMPSSQKKDTSNHFHVFVGDLSPEISTEDVRAAFAPFGKISDARVVKDLATGKSKGYGFISFINKWDAENAIQQMNGQWLGGRQIRTNWATRKPPAPKSNLESQSGNTKHLSYEEVLNQSSPSNCTVYCGGVTSGLSDQLMRQTFSPFGQIMEIRVFPDKGYSFVRFDSHESAAHAIVSVNGTCIEGHTVKCYWGKETADMRAMQQMAMPQQSNPAYAAQPYGQWGQSYGNGQQMGQYVPNGWQMPTYGVYGQAWNQQGYK